The following are from one region of the Gammaproteobacteria bacterium genome:
- a CDS encoding phage tail protein, with protein sequence MSDPYIGEIRSFGFNFAPVGWAQCNGQLLPIASNTALFSILGTTYGGDGKTNFALPNLQGNAAMGAGQGSGLSNRVLGESGGTVTETLTIQQIPPHTHPANAQAGNGNKPDPAGNFWAQDAGGSKEYGDSGSAQMAAGTVTATGGGQEHDNLQPYLVLNFCIALRGVFPPRS encoded by the coding sequence ATGAGTGATCCGTATATTGGAGAAATCCGCTCGTTTGGTTTTAATTTTGCGCCGGTGGGCTGGGCGCAGTGCAATGGACAGTTGCTTCCCATTGCCAGTAATACGGCATTATTTTCGATTCTTGGTACAACCTATGGTGGCGATGGTAAAACAAACTTCGCGCTGCCTAACCTGCAAGGAAATGCTGCCATGGGCGCGGGGCAAGGAAGCGGTCTTTCAAATCGCGTCCTAGGCGAATCCGGTGGCACGGTAACGGAGACGCTAACGATTCAGCAGATTCCGCCGCACACCCATCCGGCGAATGCGCAAGCAGGAAACGGCAACAAGCCGGACCCTGCAGGAAATTTCTGGGCGCAGGATGCGGGTGGCAGCAAGGAATACGGCGATAGCGGATCGGCGCAGATGGCGGCTGGAACAGTTACCGCCACCGGTGGCGGACAGGAGCACGATAATCTGCAACCGTAT
- a CDS encoding phage tail protein: MPDPYLGEITTFAGNFAPVGWALCQGQLLPIAQNEALFSLIGTTYGGDGVSNFALPNLAGRIPLHQGTGPGLSPRVIGELGGSETVTLTTGQLAVHNHIAVCSNTTANNSASPVNNFWSTDPGGNTGAYSTTSGTTMAATAIGNTGGGQPHNNVQPYLVINYIIALEGIYPSRN; encoded by the coding sequence ATGCCCGATCCCTATTTAGGTGAAATCACGACGTTTGCCGGCAATTTTGCCCCCGTTGGCTGGGCTTTATGCCAGGGTCAGCTGCTTCCAATTGCGCAGAATGAAGCGCTGTTTTCGCTCATCGGAACAACCTACGGCGGCGACGGCGTATCGAATTTCGCTTTGCCGAATCTGGCCGGCCGCATCCCGCTGCACCAGGGTACCGGGCCCGGTCTCAGTCCGCGAGTGATCGGTGAGTTGGGCGGCAGCGAAACAGTCACTTTGACTACCGGGCAATTGGCGGTTCACAACCATATCGCGGTCTGCTCCAATACCACCGCCAACAATAGCGCGAGCCCTGTCAACAATTTCTGGTCGACCGATCCCGGCGGCAATACCGGGGCCTACAGCACGACCAGCGGCACTACCATGGCTGCTACGGCGATCGGCAATACCGGCGGCGGGCAACCGCATAACAATGTGCAACCTTATTTGGTCATCAACTACATCATCGCACTCGAAGGTATCTATCCTTCTAGAAACTAG